A single genomic interval of Heliangelus exortis chromosome 20, bHelExo1.hap1, whole genome shotgun sequence harbors:
- the UTP18 gene encoding U3 small nucleolar RNA-associated protein 18 homolog: MRPEGVQKGKGSGVKNRGSTKKNKSSGTKGKGSGMKKPKKVKKRAKRLQPLSEASAASAAERAAARQAAEEASRRARHLKALSHRTGEERELEELLFGDSLNVEEEELLQSLASPPRLNAAEGKSFRKGSRGSEVENEAKGKLPSKKPAWVDEDDEAEENVDMTHRYRKDYMKSDAEKILTKKKLKRRLEEQFQQAMGGVPAWADLENTKKSKKTGSDSDTDEDDDLLCKTGNYITSSESLPRGILKMTTCLPANQERFVDGRLSTVQFHPSAQVVMTAGQDRSVSLFQVDGIKNPKIQSIYLESFPVYKACFSVNGEEVIATGTHHRMFFVYDMMSGSITPIEKVRGLEERFLRSFELSPDGSFMLLTGTSGYLHLLSMKTKELISTMKVNGRCTASAFTPDSSKIYSYSKEGEVFIWDVRSRKCLHKFEDEGSLEGKCMALSKNNQYVACGSSSGVVNLYTTDTCLKENKPKPVKAIMNLVTAATCVTFNPTTEILAVASREVDEAVKLVHIPSYTVFSNFPVFRRKQIYLAQSMDFSPRSGFFSVGNNKGKALLFRLKHYSDF, from the exons ATGCGGCCTGAGGGGGTCCAGAAGGGTAAGGGCAGCGGCGTGAAGAACAGGGGGAGCACCAAGAAGAACAAGAGCAGCGGCACGAAGGGTAAGGGCAGCGGCATGAAGAAACCGAAGAAAGTTAAGAAAAGGGCGAAGCGGCTGCAGCCGCTCTCGGAAGCGTCGGCGGCGTCGGCAGCGGAGCGGGCGGCAGCACGGCAGGCAGCGGAGGAAGCGTCCCGCCGCGCCCGGCACTTGAAGGCGCTGAGCCACAGGACGGGAGAGGAacgggagctggaggagctgctgttcGGTGACAGCCTCAAcgtggaggaggaggagctgctgcagagcctggcatCACCCCCCCGG CTGAAtgctgcagaggggaaaagtTTCCGGAAAGGCTCCCGAGGTTCAGAAGTAGAAAATGAAGCGAAAGGGAAATTGCCGTCGAAAAAGCCAGCGTGGGtggatgaagatgatgaagctGAGGAGAA tgTTGATATGACCCATCGGTACAGGAAAGATTACATGAAAAGTGATGCTGAGAAGATACTTACtaagaaaaagctaaaaaggCGGCTTGAAGAACA GTTTCAGCAAGCTATGGGAGGAGTTCCTGCCTGGGCTGATTTAGAAAACACGAAGAAATCAAAAAAGACTGGAAGTGATA GTGAcactgatgaagatgatgatcTGCTGTGCAAGACTGGCAATTACATAACAAGCTCAGAGTCCCTGCCAAGAGGTATTTTGAAG ATGACAACCTGCTTGCCTGCTAATCAGGAACGTTTTGTTGATGGAAGATTGTCAACTGTGCAgttccatccctctgctcaAGTAGTGATGACTGCTGGACAGGATAGATCTGTGTCCCTCTTTCAG gttGATGGCATAAAGAATCCAAAAATACAGAGCATCTATTTAGAGAGTTTTCCAGTTTATAAGGCTTGTTTCAGTGTTAATGGAGAGGAAGTTATAGCCACTGGTACTCACCATAGAATGTTCTTTGTGTATGACATGATGAGTGGAAGTATAACACCTATAGAGAAAGTAAGAG GTTTGGAGGAAAGATTTCTCAGAAGTTTTGAACTCTCTCCAGATGGATCATTTATGCTTCTAACTGGAACTTCAGGTTACCTTCACTTGTTATCAATGAAG ACAAAGGAACTGATCAGCACTATGAAGGTAAATGGAAGATGCACTGCATCTGCTTTCACTCCAGACAGCAGTAAAATATATAGCTATTCAA AGGAAGGTGAAGTTTTCATTTGGGatgtgagaagcagaaagtgCCTACACAAATTTGAAGATGAAGGTTCTTTGGAAGGGAAGTGTATGGCTCTTTCAAAAAACAATCAGTATGTGGCATGTGG ttcCAGTTCTGGTGTTGTGAATTTATATACCACTGATACCTGTCTCAAAGAAAATAAGCCCAAGCCAGTTAAAGCCATAATGAACCTGGTTACAGCTGCTACATGTGTGACCTTCAATCCCACCACAGAAATTTTGGCAGTGGCTTCCCGTGAAGTTGATGAAGCTGTGAAATTG GTACACATTCCTTCATATACTGTATTCTCAAACTTCCCAgtcttcagaagaaaacaaatttatctTGCACAGTCTATGGACTTTTCTCCGAGAAGTGGATTTTTCTCTGTAGGAAATAACAAGGGCAAAGCTTTGTTATTTAG gttgaaacattattcagatttttaa